A stretch of the Uranotaenia lowii strain MFRU-FL chromosome 3, ASM2978415v1, whole genome shotgun sequence genome encodes the following:
- the LOC129754312 gene encoding uncharacterized protein LOC129754312: protein MFTLSKLPTEDDPSAPGGSNSSNGSHSPSNSGHTDSPSSSASASHSTALPPVASPTAWNLELDQLQMIAEEDMQVIDTIDQSYWNGKFVPPPPRPPFLEESIAPDGLTTCDLCSWAWQDKGTLSLDGAIKEIFSPPDTKEFSWTFTLVVVSLTSAVLGAIIMIVFLRCKRVRANQSGIRTLCFDSSSTKDTAGLNFDNQTSKNSTNGSCSPRSTNSGLWTWFSSRKNLSTPDQLVNSHTLPVENHYTHMDDNNYNPVQIDEASYAEVGNEMGPSETNSYRSSSVHHGGDNDILIMNCPLPAIPTGSNHGTGATGGGASGSGSAYYSGLLNSANMLPGDEDEDERPYEIVDLKEMSSPHKSHNVQSHFLNETNNLLTIEKHSESLPEGTISASDYV, encoded by the exons ATGTTCACTCTGTCCAAACTGCCCACTGAAGATGATCCATCGGCACCCGGCGGCAGCAACAGTAGCAACGGTAGCCACAGTCCTAGCAACAGCGGTCACACCGATAGTCCTAGCAGTTCCGCTTCCGCATCCCACTCGACCGCACTTCCGCCAGTGGCCAGTCCGACCGCGTGGAACCTCGAGCTGGACCAGCTGCAAATGATCGCCGAAGAAGACATGCAGGTGATCGACACGATCGATCAAAGCTACTGGAATGGGAAGTTCGTTCCACCTCCGCCGCGGCCACCCTTCCTGGAGGAATCGATAGCACCGGATGGCCTCACGACCTGCGATTTGTGCAGCTGGGCCTGGCAGGACAAGGGAACGCTCTCCCTGGATGGCGCCATTA AAGAAATTTTCTCCCCACCAGATACCAAGGAATTCAGCTGGACCTTCACTTTGGTCGTGGTTTCGCTCACATCCGCCGTTCTCGGTGCCATCATTATGATAGTATTTCTTAGGTGTAAGAG AGTAAGAGCCAACCAAAGTGGTATTCGGACGTTGTGTTTCGATTCTAGCAGCACCAAGGATACGGCGGGGCTTAACTTTGACAATCAAACATCGAAAAATTCGACAAACGGTTCGTGTAGCCCGAGGAGTACTAATTCTGGTCTGTGGACCTGGTTTAGTAGTAGGAAAAACCTTTCCACTCCGGATCAGTTGGTGAATTCGCACACACTTCCGGTGGAGAATCACTATACCCACATGGACGATAACAACTACAATCCGGTCCAGATTGACGAAGCGTCCTACGCAGAGGTTGGCAATGAAATGGGCCCATCCGAGACCAATTCGTACAGATCGAGCTCCGTGCATCAT GGAGGCGACAACGACATTCTGATCATGAACTGCCCGCTACCGGCCATCCCGACCGGATCGAATCATGGAACCGGGGCCACCGGTGGTGGAGCATCCGGTTCCGGTAGTGCCTACTATTCCGGGCTGCTGAACAGTGCCAACATGCTGCCGGGCGACGAGGACGAAGACGAGCGGCCGTATGAGATCGTCGACCTGAAGGAGATGTCCTCGCCCCACAAGAGTCACAATGTACAAAGCCATTTTCTGAACGAAACTAACAATCTGCTCACCATCGAAAAACATTCCGAGAGCCTGCCGGAGGGCACCATTTCGGCTTCGGATTACGTATGA